The genomic interval ATTTTGAaagtgttttcttttttgccaagccgcgggcggacagctagtaagtaaataacattaagtTATGTAAAGGATTATATTactttgtttaatatgtacttgaaatataacttttacacaattttatatgtgagtaatttcaatttatcagaACTTAAAAAGAAACGAGAAGATCCTAGTTAttttgactgttttttttggtttgttacTACAGTACTTTTGACCTCAATTTGGTCCAACCCATATTGACGATTTCTcttatatttgaaagctgggGCCACCCCTTCGGTCCCAATAtaatttggtctaattctgacaaggtattttagattttttgtcgattatattattgtagtgaaatgatttttggtgcgttttttaaaagtaatatgtagaaaagatgaattatttttacaggAAAAGGTTACTGGCTTACTGTCTCTAGAATCGCAATCCAACAGCTGTTGGGccagtattaaataaaggtCAAACCTAACGCCTATCTAAGGCTTAAACATTCAAAAGTCAATCCGACCTATCAGtcgtaaacaaatttaataacttcgagtattattttaaataacaataagaaaaattatatatttatgactagaaatcataaaataatgtcttatatttatactatgaaaagaaaattttaatctgtGGAAGCTTTCCATATTTGTTGAAATACTAGGAGACACTCTTATTTTCTTCTAAACTTGAAATAATTAGTGTTACACAACGTCATAACACTCATAATGCTTCAAACGAATATGTTTCCTATTATTATAGGCGTAGTGTCTGTAACTCCGTCTAAGTTGTAATGACATGGGATAATCCATTACGTTACTTTCTTAGTGAATGGAACTGCACACATGCACACATATTGACATTAGAATGTAAGCGAAtttgagttttattaaaacgagATTGAAGTGTTTTTTCTGTACATTCCTTTTTGTTTACCTCCACctgatttaaaatttcgaaTTCACGGATATGCCCCATTAGAATAATGTCGCAAGTCGTCACACATTGCTTTGGAATGTTGCTTTCACTTCGGTCGCATTAAAGTTGAAGTTCCGTTGCCAACTACAGAAGATAAATCCTTGTCGCAATAGTGAAAGTTGTATTCATGTGTCTGTTGTCAGTTTGGCGGCAAAACTCAGCTGTGACAGATtgcattttgaatttattattatttttttaattccttcaTTGTGTTGTGACAATGGCTCTGCgctaatttaattgatttgttgCCATATTAGtgttacgaaataaaaatatggaaattCGCGTGATACTTTCCTTGTTCCTACTTTCTTTCGGTGAGTTTTACTATTGTCAACATAACATGTGATTATTGTTAACCATTTGAAACTTTTCCGCGTAAATAGTGatggataattaaattttataattgattatttataattgattgatattaattgctatcgttacatatttttaataaattatatagcgtcaaatatcatttcattaatgaaaTCAATCAAATAGTTGTTAGTAAGAATAggtcattaaaatattatttaatgaaaggAAAACGTAAATTGTTGAATTCACATGCCAACCAGAAGTTAAACATTTAGTTGTGATCATAGATAacatataatgaaatgatttatttatttatcttcaacAAATATCGTTATTCTAAACactaattatcaaattatgtGATCGAAAGAAATTTAGGGTTACGCAACTACTTAGCGCGATGTAAGAGGTCGGTTATGCAATGTTTAGCGCGGTCAAAGTCGTGATGGGTGATCTTTGACTTCATTTCGCAATTAAGAATGTAACCTGAATATTTTTAGCGTAACGCTGTttcattgattaaataatataaaaataatgaaaaaatattttcaaacgtGTAAGAATTTGGggataacaattaatataagacGTATCGAGCGAGTTAATTATTCAggtaaaattaagtaattgtAATTTGCTATAAAAACCTACATTttctagataatatttaatctatttttactGACAAAAGTTTTTCTCTTTGAAGTTatctgtgtaaataataaacatatttttaaataactaacatgatttaatgataattaagtAATCCTTCTatagacattttaatttcataataacgGAGTATGGTATAATGttcataacataacattattataaaggtTGCTATATAAAAAGGGAGGTAATAATTTGGTTGTGAAggatatttgattaaataccGTTCACTTTAATACAACCTTTGcgattgtttgttttgttcacattctaataatttatttcctcattttttttgtcgttaatacgattaattattaaggtcacatatttttatggttacaatattataaataagagagTACTTAAGCGACGAATTTAATTCATACTGcagttaaaaattttcttgagtttaatttattatcctgGGGTTCTAGGGTcaccaggattaaataatttccttactcTTTATAGAAGCAAGAATTCATCATAGAAGCATGTTTtcttattagttatattataaaataccgaCTCAGGtaggatattatttatttatatatttttgattatattattttatcatagagCAATAAGATTaacctttcaaataaataacgaatcatcaaaattgtttaagcGTGTAAAAGTGATAAGATAACACATACAACACATTCGTCTTGACAACCTCCCCCTTTTTTGGAAGACAGTTAAATATTAAGCACAACCAAAGCACCAatcaaaaaaagtttttattcgatagttttttatgtgtttgacTTTTGACTGGGCGAACCGCTGAAACGATTATGGTTCCCTTTCAATTAGGGTTCGCACTGACAATTTAAAACCGattgaatttttgttataataattataagaattgaAGTcaagaatgtattttttttagtgtCCATTAACAAGCCGTggcaacttttaattaaagcaaCACTCGGCTAtctatttgtatgttttatatgtataatcttGTATTCGTGTATGTTTTGTAAGTTgtcctaaataataaataaataaataaataaatatttattctacccaatttatatataatgattatttattttgtgattaCTATAagaagatttaattattaaatttataattgcagGAAGCTGCTCCATCATCATACCTGAGGAGCTACCATCGCTTCTATCAGTGGCTTACTCCAACATACCAcctataaaaaaaggtttgtttaaaaatatggatATTTTACTCTGTCTTCAGTTACTTAagttttaactgatttttcgtacaattattaaaaagatgaaatatttaaaattagttttatagcatagaaatgctttataaatgagaaatcatgaaagaatagaaaaatttgatcgcgaggcgggattcgaacacgcgtctttttgccataccgtagcaacgcctagcctctcggccacccgtgatcccgacacatagtccggtcaatttagacattcgaagttacataaagtcccaacaagctgaatttctgtgaagttgtttaaaaCANNNNNNNNNNNNNNNNNNNNNNNNNNNNNNNNNNNNNNNNNNNNNNNNNNNNNNNNNNNNNNNNNNNNNNNNNNNNNNNNNNNNNNNNNNNNNNNNNNNNNNNNNNNNNNNNNNNNNNNNNNNNNNNNNNNNNNNNNNNNNNNNNNNNNNNNNNNNNNNNNNNNNNNNNNNNNNNNNNNNNNNNNNNNNNNNNNNNNNNNNNNNNNNNNNNNNNNNNNNNNNNNNNNNNNNNNNNNNNNNNNNNNNNNNNNNNNNNNNNNNNNNNNNNNNNNNNNNNNNNNNNNNNNNNNNNNNNNNNNNNNNNNNNNNNNNNNNNNNNNNNNNNNNNNNNNNNNNNNNNNNNNNNNNNNNNNNNNNNNNNNNNNNNNNNNNNNNNNNNNNNNNNNNNNNNNNNNNNNNNNNNNNNNNNNNNNNNNNNNNNNNNNNNNNNNNNNNNNNNNNNNNNNNNNNNNNNNNNNNNNNNNNNNNNNNNNNNNNNNNNNNNNNNNNNNNNNNNNNNNNNNNNNNNNNNNNNNNNNNNNNNNNNNNNNNNNNNNNNNNNNNNNNNNNNNNNNNNNNNNNNNNNNNNNNNNNNNNNNNNNNNNNNNNNNNNNNNNNNNNNNNNNNNNNNNNNNNNNNNNNNNNNNNNNNNNNNNNNNNNNNNNNNNNNNNNNNNNNNNNNNNNNNNNNNNNNNNNNNNNNNNNNNNNNNNNNNNNNNNNNNNNNNNNNNNNNNNNNNNNNNNNNNNNNNNNNNNNNNNNNNNNNNNNNNNNNNNNNNNNNNNNNNNNNNNNNNNNNNNNNNNNNNNNNNNNNNNNNNNNNNNNNNNNNNNNNNNNNNNNNNNNNNNNNNNNNNNNNNNNNNNNNNNNNNNNNNNNNNNNNNNNNNNNNNNNNNNNNNNNNNNNNNNNNNNNNNNNNNNNNNNNNNNNNNNNNNNNNNNNNNNNNNNNNNNNNNNNNNNNNNNNNNNNNNNNNNNNNNNNNNNNNNNNNNNNNNNNNNNNNNNNNNNNNNNNNNNNNNNNtcacagaaattcagcttgttgggactttatgtaacttcaccctcattttttggtctaaattgaccggactaacagtaatcgaatttcttctactctttgggtttcatgtgcctaaggggcaccccgcgccatctattgagatgattaagaaccatcacaaccaatacgaaacattatttcaatgattacaatattgtatcgatggaacgcggcctttgttatatttaattttttgttttataacattgaaatgctttataaataagaaatattgacagaatagaaaaaatttgattcgAACCCGTCTTTtcccgcctcgtgattaatttttttctattttttttaaatttcacaagATGAAAGGTTTGTCGTTACATAATGGATGCTACGTTATTTTTCACTgattcacgccggtcttctgtgggggtgtggtactgcCCCACTGCGAgccccaattcgtgccaatgTCGAACTCCACACTCAGACTAACTCATTACTGAGTAATATATAAGAGACATTCagcgttatttattatcagcataatttattatcagcataatttattatcagcataatttattatcagcataatttattatcagaataatttattatcagcataatttattatcagaataatttattatcagcataatttattatcagcattatttatattccagGCACGGATTCCCGTGTGGGTTTTGGCTTCGCGTTCGGCAACCATGCTGACTTCCAGGTCATGTTGGAGTTGGGACCTCAGACAAACACTTTACCCTTGAGTGAGTTATGTtgtttactagctttccgcccgcggcttcgctcgcgtgggCTTCAAGTTTTGTAGATTTTCGAAGGTAGCATTTTTTTCGTCTTCAGATGcgcaaatattaattgtttttttttatgaaaagcaCCTGTttctataaacattatttaatttcctatactaaattttaaaatacttatccAATAAAATCACATGTTATACCATAGCCTCTTATTTAGtagaatatcatttattttgtcaaaatttgtCCAATTATTAAAGGTAATTGACACACATACTAACAGATATACAGAAAAAACTTGGAAACatgaaaaactagctgcgccccgcggtttcacccgcgtaagtccgtgtcccgtaggaatatcgggataaatgttgcctatatgttattccagttgtccagctctctacgtagcaaattgggtgataggataatatttatcccgattaaatgctgcccttgggataaaataggaatcttaatatccgggcggagccgggacgagcgtctaatacaataataaagatattaaaatcttGCTGAGTCAGCAAAGAAACAGCAAAACAACTTGCCCATACATATTCAACCGACCGTTCCTATGTAAACgagaaataaacatatgaatttttaatttcagacGGTCAAGCGTTTCCAACAAACACGAAACGGCAAGCACCGAACCCACCAgagaagaaaattaataaaaacagagAAAAGGTAATTAATCATAGCTAGCgatccgtcccggcttcgcacgggtGCAATAATActtgatatatacatatttaccttcctcttgaatgactatctatttaaaaaatctcatcaatatctgttgcgtaattttaaagatctaagcatacatacggCGGAAAGCGattcttttgtattatatagtgGTACATGTACCATATACCTATGCGCTTTCTCTGTAttgttgtctggaagagatgtTGCTGTAGTAATAAGGCCGCCTGttgatttttgtaatattttgtcattcattaattcattcaattaagaCCAAAATTCGAATCCAGCTGAaagttgataaaattattcaaaaggTTATTAAAAATGCTACGCTAACAACATAATaactatgtaaatatacaGGTAAAATACAAGGAATGATTTATCTCTTTGATatctccgaaacggctggaccgattctcatgaaattttgtgttcaTATCGGGTATGTCTTAGAATCGgcaaacatctatttttcatacccctaaatgatacgagtgaggcagaacagcgttcaGTcagtcagctagtaatattagacataaatcttttatatataaaaatcaattgctgttcgttagtctcactaaaactcgagaatggctggtctgatttttataatcatggtttTGGTGCATACTGAATAGTCCAAGGAaggtttaaaagtaaaaaaaatacggataaatatgtcaaaaataGGTCCACGGTGCTGCGaagtttgccgggtcagctagtgaataataaaatatatattctaataatatctataaacacaaaagtttgtaagtatggatggatgtttgttacaccTGCACGTAAAAACCACTtattggattttaatgaaactttagaatattatagcttcactacatagtataaaacaaagtcgctttctctgtccctatatccctttgtatgcttaaatctttgaaactacgcaacggattttggtgggatattttttataaatagaaaaatataaatactagataTTGCCCGTGGGTTCGCGGGCGAAACTGGCTgatcgccccggcttcgcctatactacatatatatccTATGTCGCTCAGCttagttgcagctttctaatgatgaaacaatttttaaaataggtccagtagtttttgagcttACGTattgcaaacaaacaagcaaatatacaaaaattaaaatacagtattagtgtagatatacaacataattttaaaaaacggaggttatcaattctactgatttttttttattgtgactGGGTGAACCTTATTTCTTTTCTCAACCAAACTCCTTTTTCTTACCtttccttttaattaaatttttcccctcgacaatcctttccctatccatttaaagtcggcgaggtctgcaatcgatctTACGCCACTccaatgtccatgggcggtgctAAGCGttccatcaggcgtcccaccttTCTGAGaatgacataataataacaacaactaaacatttttatttatttttctttatatcaaattacaGTTCCTACAAACAGATGCCGGCAAATACCTCCAGAGCTGGGCCCAGCGGATGAAAAATCCACAACCAGTGAACAAACCGATAAAGCCTGAAACGCCTAATTTGGAAGACTCCATGGTTGAATTGGTGAAAAACGCAAAAGGGGAATACGAGATCCACCAGCCAAGCCCGGGGAATATGCCCAAATATGTGCTGGatagtttaaaaaagttatacgGGGAGAAAAGGGAAGAAGCGAAGAAGATGGCCGGGAAGCGGGAGGAATCAAACAGGATAGGGGAGAAGAGGAGCGAGGAGGAAGTTAAGAAGATCACTGAGGATTTGTCGAATGTAGATTTAGATTGAATAAATGGTAAAGGAtatgatattgtttaattttgtgtcTAAGTTTTTACTCgactgtatgtttttataatacaggcatatcttatacctttaaacgagcaattcttgtatatatatatatatatatatataattgggatctcggaatcggttccaacgattttcatgaaatttagtatataggggttttcgagggcgataaatcgatctagctaggaatttttttttagaaaatgtcatattcgtgttttattcgtgttttttttttccctgacatctattggtgaatagtaatactattttgcttcgtagacagctggacaactgaaataatgtcatattcgtgtttttttttcctgacatctattggtgaataataatactat from Zerene cesonia ecotype Mississippi unplaced genomic scaffold, Zerene_cesonia_1.1 Zces_u001, whole genome shotgun sequence carries:
- the LOC119838209 gene encoding uncharacterized protein LOC119838209, which codes for MEIRVILSLFLLSFGSCSIIIPEELPSLLSVAYSNIPPIKKGTDSRVGFGFAFGNHADFQVMLELGPQTNTLPLNGQAFPTNTKRQAPNPPEKKINKNREKFLQTDAGKYLQSWAQRMKNPQPVNKPIKPETPNLEDSMVELVKNAKGEYEIHQPSPGNMPKYVLDSLKKLYGEKREEAKKMAGKREESNRIGEKRSEEEVKKITEDLSNVDLD